The Pygocentrus nattereri isolate fPygNat1 chromosome 2, fPygNat1.pri, whole genome shotgun sequence genome has a window encoding:
- the zgc:136930 gene encoding thread biopolymer filament subunit gamma: MSLSLSLSSSRLSGYSGGLGRAGGGAGGRLGLGLGAGAGLGLGAGAGLGLGLGFGASAGLGLGLGAGAGFGLGAGGAAGALVASPAFAMGRTIAAGGLSAGSALAAGPALGSSVAPVLSREAEKSTLSSLNDRFSTYMAKVRALQQENAALEAKLSQLTGGADMSPEASGTTTVEYEAQLSEYRSTLQILTLDTIKLEIELDNVRGTAHELKAKLDFEQGVKFQLESDIAAMKKDIEAASDLKIDLDAKYASLKSDLDFVTKTQEEELSTLQSKLGTTTMDTSVSMIEVDTVKSFDISAALNKMRVEYEKSVQQHREEAEAYYKLKMDEIQTANVKSTQAVSATKTEITAARKELQTLGIELQGLITQNMTLEQSLAEASAQSSVGVAEYQAQIASLTSAIEVAKADLQKQILAYQELLDVKLALDVEISTYKKLLEGDDFKLPDYTETSYTFSAGGKGIQVKEIITEHTETSVISDVDDAESS, from the exons ATGTCCCTGTCTTTGTCCTTGTCTTCCTCCAGGCTGTCTGGCTACTCAGGTGGTTTGGGCCGGGCTGGAGGTGGTGCTGGAGGCAGGCTAGGCCTGGGACTTGGTGCTGGAGCTGGTCTGGGGCTTGGTGCAGGTGCTGGCCTGGGGCTTGGTCTAGGCTTTGGTGCTAGTGCTGGTCTTGGCCTGGGTTTGGGTGCTGGAGCAGGGTTTGGCCTAGGTGCCGGTGGAGCTGCAGGTGCACTAGTTGCTAGCCCAGCATTTGCCATGGGCCGCACCATCGCTGCAGGAGGGCTGAGTGCAGGATCTGCTCTGGCAGCTGGCCCTGCTCTGGGCTCCTCCGTGGCCCCTGTGCTGTCCCGTGAGGCTGAGAAAAGCACACTGTCCAGCCTGAACGACCGCTTCTCCACCTACATGGCCAAAGTGCGTGCGCTGCAGCAGGAGAATGCTGCCCTAGAGGCCAAGCTGTCCCAACTGACCGGAGGTGCTGACATGTCCCCCGAGGCGTCCGGCACCACCACAGTGGAGTACGAGGCCCAACTTAGTGAGTACCGCAGCACCCTGCAGATCCTCACCCTCGACACCATCAAACTGGAAATAGAGCTTGACAACGTCCGCGGCACCGCCCACGAGCTCAAGGCCAA GCTCGATTTTGAACAAGGGGTCAAGTTCCAGCTTGAGTCGGACATTGCTGCCATGAAAAAG GATATTGAAGCAGCGTCCGACCTAAAAATTGATCTGGATGCAAAATATGCCAGCCTTAAGAGTGACCTGGACTTTGTCACCAAAACACAGGAAGAG GAGCTGTCCACTCTGCAGTCCAAACTGGGCACAACCACCATGGACACTTCAGTCTCCATGATTGAAGTGGACACTGTCAAGTCCTTTGACATCTCTGCTGCACTCAATAAGATGAGGGTGGAGTATGAGAAGTCTGTCCAGCAACACAGAGAGGAGGCCGAAGCCTACTACAAACTCAAG ATGGATGAGATACAGACTGCTAACGTTAAGAGCACACAGGCTGTGTCAGCAACCAAAACTGAGATTACAGCAGCCAGGAAGGAGCTACAGACACTGGGTATCGAGCTACAGGGGCTCATCACACAA AACATGACCCTGGAGCAGAGTCTGGCTGAGGCCAGTGCCCAGTCCAGCGTGGGGGTTGCTGAGTATCAGGCCCAGATAGCCAGCCTCACGTCAGCCATCGAGGTGGCTAAAGCTGACCTTCAGAAACAGATCCTGGCCTACCAAGAGCTGCTGGATGTCAAACTGGCCCTTGACGTGGAAATCTCCACCTACAAGAAACTGCTGGAAGGAGATGACTTCaa ATTGCCAGACTACACAGAGACATCCTACACTTTTTCAG CTGGTGGAAAAGGAATACAAGTCAAAGAGATCATCACAG AGCACACAGAGACATCAGTCATCAGTGATGTGGACGATGCAGAGTCCTCCTGA